Proteins found in one Synechococcus sp. LA31 genomic segment:
- a CDS encoding iron uptake porin, translating into MSAALGLMAPVAASAADLNISGVSQYNLTASRDSLEQVTSITQFSDVQPTDWAYQALGNLIERYGCVAGYPNGTYRGNRAMTRFEAAALLNACLDRITDVTDELKRLMKEFEKELAVLKGRVDGLEAKVGELEATQFSTTTKLSGAATFVLGAMNFGGSNRAAVDQYRTEEGATTFNYDVRLNFDTSFTGRDLLRTTLRAGNFASSGFGDGDHQQQLEVAFQEDACAAGLSCENVLAVNRLFYQFPIGEHVTATVGGRVRQDDMLALWPSVYPADTVLDFFTRGGAPGTYSLNLGAGAGLWYQKNGWSLSVNYVAATGNAGNSSGWGSDKGGIGTRYSNETGTVQLGYTADQWGAAVAYTYTSPFDYGQVYGGAGTPMASYIPATADSTSSLGLSAYWQPAESGWIPSISVGWGLNVSQGNSSSGYAPRELGSPDSLGNRTLANYDDHAVTQSWSIGLQWLDAFVKGNALGMGVGQTTFVTSGVDLPATDGNYAWEWWYKFQVTDNISVTPAVFYLSRPYGALSGRGSSSVDSTFNNFAALIKTSFKF; encoded by the coding sequence ATGTCGGCTGCCCTGGGCCTGATGGCTCCTGTGGCTGCATCCGCTGCTGATCTTAATATCTCTGGCGTTAGCCAGTACAACCTCACTGCGTCACGCGACAGCCTGGAGCAGGTGACATCGATCACCCAGTTCTCTGACGTGCAGCCCACTGACTGGGCTTATCAGGCTCTGGGCAACCTGATCGAGCGCTACGGCTGTGTGGCCGGCTACCCCAACGGCACCTACCGCGGCAACCGTGCAATGACCCGCTTTGAAGCGGCCGCCTTGTTGAACGCTTGCCTCGACCGGATCACCGACGTGACCGACGAGCTGAAGCGTCTGATGAAGGAGTTCGAAAAGGAACTCGCTGTGCTGAAGGGCCGCGTGGATGGCCTCGAGGCCAAAGTGGGCGAACTGGAAGCCACCCAGTTCTCCACCACCACCAAGCTCTCAGGTGCGGCCACATTCGTGCTTGGTGCGATGAACTTCGGTGGCAGTAATCGCGCGGCTGTTGATCAGTACCGCACTGAGGAGGGTGCCACGACATTTAACTATGATGTTCGTCTCAATTTTGATACCAGCTTTACAGGAAGAGATCTGCTGCGCACCACCTTGAGGGCGGGGAACTTTGCAAGTTCTGGTTTTGGTGATGGTGATCATCAGCAGCAGCTGGAGGTTGCCTTTCAAGAGGATGCATGTGCCGCTGGCCTGAGCTGTGAGAACGTGCTGGCCGTTAATCGTCTTTTTTATCAGTTCCCAATCGGGGAGCATGTGACGGCCACCGTGGGTGGTCGGGTTCGCCAGGACGACATGTTGGCGCTTTGGCCAAGTGTGTACCCCGCTGACACGGTGCTTGATTTCTTTACGCGTGGTGGTGCCCCTGGTACCTACAGCCTCAATCTTGGAGCTGGTGCAGGCCTCTGGTATCAGAAGAATGGCTGGAGTCTGAGTGTGAACTATGTGGCGGCCACTGGGAACGCTGGCAATAGCAGCGGCTGGGGGAGTGATAAGGGGGGTATCGGCACTCGCTATTCCAATGAAACGGGAACCGTTCAGCTCGGTTATACCGCAGACCAGTGGGGTGCTGCTGTTGCTTACACCTACACATCTCCGTTTGATTATGGCCAGGTTTACGGTGGTGCGGGAACGCCAATGGCTTCTTACATTCCTGCTACAGCAGATAGCACAAGCTCATTGGGCCTGAGTGCCTATTGGCAGCCTGCTGAGAGTGGATGGATCCCTTCGATCAGCGTGGGGTGGGGTTTGAATGTGAGCCAAGGCAACTCATCGAGCGGCTATGCACCTCGTGAATTGGGTTCACCTGACTCACTGGGTAATCGTACGTTGGCGAATTACGATGATCATGCTGTGACGCAGTCATGGTCTATTGGCCTTCAGTGGCTTGATGCTTTTGTGAAGGGAAATGCTTTGGGAATGGGTGTAGGACAAACCACCTTTGTAACCAGCGGCGTTGACCTTCCTGCTACGGATGGCAATTATGCTTGGGAGTGGTGGTACAAGTTTCAGGTAACTGACAATATCTCTGTGACGCCGGCTGTGTTTTATCTCAGTCGACCTTATGGTGCCCTCAGTGGGCGTGGATCATCCAGTGTGGATAGCACGTTCAATAACTTCGCAGCCTTGATCAAAACCAGTTTTAAGTTCTGA